In Shouchella patagoniensis, the following are encoded in one genomic region:
- the spoIIIAD gene encoding stage III sporulation protein AD, with amino-acid sequence MEIVQLVGLGLIATFLALVLKEQKPAFAFLLTMFVGSLIFLFLIDEIASIIGLISELAESANIHMVYLQTILKIIGIAYIAEFGSQIAKDAGQGAIASKIELAGKIFILVLAIPIIKAVIEMILALLPS; translated from the coding sequence ATTGAAATTGTTCAATTAGTAGGGCTTGGGTTAATCGCCACTTTCTTAGCACTTGTCTTAAAAGAACAAAAACCTGCTTTTGCTTTTTTGTTAACTATGTTTGTCGGTTCTCTCATTTTTTTGTTTTTAATTGATGAGATTGCATCGATTATAGGACTGATTAGCGAACTAGCAGAAAGTGCGAATATCCACATGGTCTATCTTCAAACAATTTTAAAGATAATAGGAATCGCTTATATTGCAGAGTTTGGCTCACAAATTGCGAAGGATGCCGGACAAGGAGCAATCGCCTCCAAAATCGAGTTAGCAGGAAAGATTTTTATACTTGTACTTGCAATCCCAATTATTAAAGCAGTTATAGAAATGATTTTGGCATTGCTTCCATCTTAA
- the spoIIIAC gene encoding stage III sporulation protein AC: MAYDVNTIFQIAGIGIVVAMLHTVLKQMGKEDWAHWVTLIGFVVVLYMVATIVDDLFQKIRSVFLFQA, translated from the coding sequence GTGGCTTATGATGTAAACACCATATTTCAAATTGCTGGGATAGGCATTGTTGTAGCCATGCTCCATACAGTGTTGAAACAGATGGGAAAAGAAGACTGGGCTCATTGGGTGACCTTGATTGGTTTTGTCGTTGTATTATATATGGTTGCTACGATTGTAGATGATCTATTCCAAAAAATAAGAAGTGTGTTTTTATTTCAGGCGTAA
- the spoIIIAB gene encoding stage III sporulation protein SpoIIIAB gives MKWLGALIVICCTTLYGFYHAKRLSERPRQIRQLRTALQALEAEILYGQTPLAKACMNIANQLKGPISYFFEEFAELLDRRQATARVAWEETVEKVWPKMALLESEREVLVQFGATLGTMDRNQQQKQLKLALTHLERDELEAKELQVRYEKMVKTLGVLAGLLIIILMM, from the coding sequence GTGAAATGGCTCGGTGCATTAATTGTTATTTGCTGTACCACATTATATGGGTTTTATCATGCAAAAAGGTTAAGTGAGCGACCTAGACAAATTCGGCAATTACGGACAGCACTTCAAGCACTTGAAGCGGAAATTCTTTATGGACAGACTCCTCTTGCAAAAGCGTGTATGAATATAGCTAATCAGCTAAAAGGACCAATCAGTTATTTTTTTGAAGAGTTTGCGGAACTCTTAGACAGAAGACAAGCAACAGCGCGTGTGGCATGGGAAGAGACAGTTGAAAAAGTATGGCCCAAAATGGCTTTACTTGAAAGTGAACGTGAAGTACTCGTTCAATTTGGTGCGACGCTAGGAACAATGGATCGTAATCAACAGCAAAAGCAACTTAAACTTGCTCTAACTCATCTAGAAAGAGATGAATTAGAAGCGAAAGAATTACAAGTACGTTATGAAAAGATGGTCAAAACACTTGGTGTGCTAGCAGGACTTTTAATTATCATTCTAATGATGTAG
- the spoIIIAA gene encoding stage III sporulation protein AA, with translation MIRDVIRLLPKPIEEFVQTFSQFELDKLEEIRLRVGQVIECLFTTGPIYSTKSPYVFSEDDAAFFLNQLSQYSMYAFEEEMQKGYITISGGHRIGLSGKTILENGVVKTIRPVSSFNIRIARQKLGAALKVASELYDKRKGWLNTLIIGPPQTGKTTVLRDLARIISTGSENVHSYKVAIVDERSEIAGSMNGVPQHHLGTRVDVLDGCPKAEGMMMMIRSMSPDVLVVDEIGREADAVAIMEARHAGVAIMATAHGRTYEEIAKRPVFRELFQSMAFERVIELGRTPCPGSVKRIRLTKQVVLA, from the coding sequence ATGATTAGAGATGTTATTCGGCTATTACCGAAGCCTATTGAAGAATTTGTGCAAACCTTTAGCCAGTTTGAGCTAGATAAGTTAGAAGAAATTAGACTGCGAGTTGGACAGGTAATTGAATGTCTCTTCACGACGGGACCTATCTATTCCACAAAATCACCTTATGTATTCTCCGAGGATGATGCAGCTTTTTTTCTTAATCAATTAAGTCAGTATTCAATGTACGCATTTGAAGAAGAAATGCAAAAAGGGTATATCACCATTTCAGGCGGTCATCGCATTGGTTTGTCAGGAAAAACAATATTAGAAAATGGAGTTGTAAAGACAATTCGACCGGTTAGTTCTTTTAATATACGTATTGCCAGACAAAAGCTTGGAGCAGCTTTGAAAGTAGCATCTGAATTATATGATAAGCGAAAGGGATGGTTAAACACCCTAATTATTGGACCTCCACAAACCGGAAAAACAACCGTTTTACGTGATTTAGCTCGAATTATTAGCACAGGATCGGAGAATGTGCACTCATATAAGGTTGCGATTGTAGATGAGCGCTCTGAAATAGCAGGGAGTATGAATGGAGTGCCCCAACATCACCTTGGTACAAGGGTTGATGTGCTTGATGGCTGTCCGAAAGCAGAAGGAATGATGATGATGATTCGTTCGATGTCGCCAGATGTGCTAGTTGTTGATGAGATTGGTCGAGAAGCAGACGCAGTAGCCATTATGGAAGCGAGGCATGCAGGTGTAGCAATAATGGCAACAGCACATGGACGGACGTACGAGGAAATTGCTAAGAGGCCTGTATTTAGAGAATTGTTTCAGTCAATGGCCTTTGAGCGTGTTATCGAGCTAGGGAGAACCCCATGTCCAGGAAGCGTCAAGCGTATTCGGCTTACGAAACAGGTTGTACTAGCGTGA
- a CDS encoding YqhV family protein, with translation MFITIKWALIVMVALRLLSGLIEISAAFLMLRLNSVEKAVAINAALALIGPTIFLLSIIIGLIGMSDKLSVSKFLFIGAGVLLIFIGIKK, from the coding sequence ATGTTTATAACAATAAAATGGGCGCTCATCGTCATGGTGGCTTTACGGCTCTTATCAGGCTTAATTGAGATCAGCGCGGCGTTCCTTATGCTTCGACTAAACAGCGTTGAAAAAGCGGTAGCGATAAATGCTGCTCTTGCACTGATAGGACCGACAATTTTTCTTTTGTCAATAATCATTGGCTTGATTGGTATGTCCGACAAACTTTCAGTAAGCAAGTTTCTGTTTATAGGAGCTGGAGTCTTATTAATATTTATCGGCATTAAAAAATAG
- a CDS encoding shikimate kinase encodes MKKNELPLIEKNIVLVGFMGVGKTSIGKRFAQKMYRDFIDIDEQIEASELLTIPEIFRTYGEAYFREKEEELVLSACEQKLKIISLGGGAFTQPRIKQKCLSDCIVIYLDIGFDSWKERFHLLVDSRPILQGKTINELEDLYNTRKKAYANHHSRLLTDAFSIEEAADYLKQSLQLAYEMEA; translated from the coding sequence ATGAAAAAAAACGAGCTACCATTAATTGAAAAAAACATTGTTTTAGTCGGATTTATGGGAGTAGGAAAAACAAGTATCGGCAAACGGTTTGCCCAAAAAATGTACAGGGATTTTATCGACATAGACGAGCAAATTGAAGCTTCCGAACTTTTGACAATACCAGAGATTTTCCGAACTTATGGAGAAGCTTATTTTCGAGAAAAAGAGGAAGAACTTGTCCTTTCAGCTTGTGAGCAAAAGCTGAAAATTATTTCATTAGGGGGAGGAGCATTTACGCAACCACGTATTAAACAAAAATGTTTGTCTGATTGTATTGTGATTTATTTAGACATCGGTTTTGATTCGTGGAAAGAACGATTTCATTTACTGGTTGATAGCAGACCTATTCTTCAAGGGAAAACAATTAACGAATTAGAGGACTTATATAATACTAGAAAAAAAGCATATGCAAATCACCATTCTCGACTTCTAACTGATGCATTCTCAATTGAAGAAGCAGCAGACTATTTAAAGCAATCTCTACAACTTGCATATGAAATGGAAGCATAA
- the efp gene encoding elongation factor P: MISVNDFKTGLTIEVDNGIWQVMEFQHVKPGKGAAFVRSKLRNLRTGAIQEKTFRAGEKVAKAHIENRRMQYLYASGDTHTFMDNESYEQLELQASQIEYELKFLKENMEVQIITYESETLGVEVPNTVTLEVVETEPGIKGDTASGGTKPATVETGLTVQVPFFVNQGDKLIIDTRNASYVSRG; this comes from the coding sequence ATGATTTCTGTAAATGATTTTAAGACAGGGCTAACAATTGAAGTAGATAACGGCATTTGGCAAGTGATGGAATTTCAACATGTGAAACCTGGAAAAGGAGCGGCATTTGTTCGTTCAAAACTGCGTAATTTAAGAACTGGTGCAATTCAAGAGAAAACATTCCGTGCTGGTGAGAAAGTGGCAAAAGCACATATTGAGAACCGGAGAATGCAGTATTTATATGCAAGTGGAGACACGCATACTTTCATGGACAATGAATCATATGAACAACTTGAATTGCAAGCTAGTCAAATTGAATATGAATTAAAATTCCTGAAAGAAAATATGGAAGTTCAAATTATTACGTATGAAAGTGAAACCCTAGGTGTAGAAGTTCCTAATACGGTTACACTTGAGGTTGTAGAAACAGAACCAGGTATTAAAGGCGACACCGCTTCTGGAGGTACAAAGCCAGCAACGGTAGAAACAGGACTAACAGTCCAAGTGCCATTCTTCGTCAATCAAGGTGATAAGCTCATTATTGATACTCGAAATGCATCTTATGTATCAAGAGGTTAA
- a CDS encoding M24 family metallopeptidase produces MSVIHSLQQKLAENKVDGLLITSGINRRYATGFTGSAGALLLTENEALVITDFRYTEQATEQVSHCKIVKQNGTLAQEIASQAKKLNINCLGFEKNKVTYAEYELYQDLLPEMNLVPVSQLVESLRLIKTEEEIAVMKKAAKIADDAFTHIQGVIKPGVAEIDVSNELEFFMRKQGAVSSSFDIIVASGYRSALPHGVASDKKIEAGELVTLDYGAYYHGYCSDITRTLAVGDISNELKLIYETVRVAQELGMEGIKAGITGKEADSITRNYITSKGYGDYFGHSTGHGLGMEVHEGPGLAKSSDIVLKPGMVVTVEPGIYVPGVGGTRIEDDIVITNEGNQSLTHSSKELIYVGN; encoded by the coding sequence ATGTCAGTCATTCATTCATTACAACAAAAATTAGCGGAAAATAAAGTGGATGGTTTGCTAATTACAAGTGGCATAAACAGACGGTATGCAACTGGTTTTACTGGTAGTGCAGGTGCATTGCTACTAACGGAAAATGAAGCGTTAGTTATAACAGATTTTCGTTACACAGAACAAGCTACAGAGCAAGTAAGTCATTGTAAGATTGTTAAGCAAAACGGGACATTAGCCCAAGAAATAGCAAGTCAAGCAAAGAAGCTTAACATAAACTGTCTTGGCTTTGAAAAAAACAAAGTTACATATGCAGAGTATGAACTATACCAAGATTTATTACCAGAAATGAACCTCGTGCCCGTCTCGCAACTGGTTGAGTCATTACGTTTAATAAAGACTGAGGAAGAAATAGCAGTTATGAAAAAAGCGGCTAAGATCGCTGATGATGCTTTCACTCACATCCAAGGGGTAATTAAACCAGGGGTTGCAGAAATTGATGTCTCAAATGAACTTGAATTTTTTATGCGTAAGCAAGGGGCTGTCTCTTCTTCATTTGATATTATCGTGGCGTCAGGTTACCGGTCTGCACTCCCACACGGTGTTGCCTCTGATAAAAAAATTGAGGCGGGAGAACTCGTGACATTAGACTATGGTGCTTATTATCATGGGTATTGTTCTGATATTACGCGAACCTTAGCCGTAGGTGACATTTCCAATGAACTTAAGTTGATTTACGAAACGGTTAGAGTCGCACAGGAACTTGGTATGGAGGGTATAAAAGCAGGAATAACTGGTAAAGAGGCAGATTCAATAACTCGAAATTACATCACCTCAAAAGGTTATGGGGATTACTTTGGTCACTCTACTGGCCATGGTCTTGGTATGGAAGTACATGAAGGGCCGGGATTGGCTAAAAGTTCAGATATTGTTTTAAAACCAGGTATGGTTGTGACGGTTGAACCGGGCATTTATGTTCCTGGTGTGGGTGGAACGCGTATTGAAGATGACATTGTTATTACGAATGAAGGCAATCAGTCACTAACACATTCGTCAAAAGAACTAATTTACGTAGGAAACTAA
- a CDS encoding YqhR family membrane protein, whose protein sequence is MTSNHKMDKQIKDEKQMGFTLKVVLIGFCGGLIWSLIGYFSYYFHLTQVGPSFVLLPWALGEWKTGHWGQVIGVVVIAVLSIGVAFIYKWSMQKVNSMWPGLGFGALLWLIVFYIVNPFVIQLKPVQTYSLNTLVTTLCLFLLYGLFIGYSISYEYAEQNYVPSTDKSI, encoded by the coding sequence ATGACTAGCAACCATAAAATGGATAAACAAATAAAAGATGAAAAGCAAATGGGTTTTACATTAAAAGTAGTTTTAATAGGCTTTTGCGGTGGGTTAATTTGGTCTTTAATTGGTTATTTTTCATATTATTTTCATTTGACTCAAGTTGGACCATCATTTGTTCTGCTACCATGGGCGCTTGGTGAATGGAAAACAGGGCATTGGGGGCAAGTGATCGGTGTAGTTGTTATTGCTGTCTTATCAATTGGTGTTGCTTTCATTTATAAATGGAGTATGCAAAAAGTAAACAGCATGTGGCCAGGGCTTGGCTTCGGTGCCTTGTTATGGTTAATTGTGTTTTATATCGTCAATCCATTTGTGATCCAACTAAAACCAGTGCAAACGTATTCACTTAATACATTAGTAACGACTCTCTGTCTGTTTTTATTGTATGGTCTCTTTATTGGATATTCCATTTCGTACGAATATGCTGAACAAAACTACGTACCTAGTACAGACAAGTCCATTTAA
- a CDS encoding YwbE family protein produces MNGQKRSLITIGSKVQIVLKKDQRTGNLTEGIVKDILTNSANHPHGIKVRLETGAVGRVKEILA; encoded by the coding sequence ATGAATGGTCAAAAAAGATCATTAATTACAATTGGATCGAAAGTACAAATTGTACTAAAAAAAGATCAACGAACCGGCAATTTAACAGAGGGTATTGTGAAAGATATATTAACGAACTCTGCTAATCATCCTCACGGCATTAAGGTAAGACTTGAAACTGGAGCAGTCGGACGTGTGAAAGAAATTCTCGCTTAA
- a CDS encoding patatin-like phospholipase family protein, whose amino-acid sequence MKVDAVFAGGGVKAFAFIGAIEAAEKKGLQFERIAGTSAGAIIAGLLMAGYSSMEINRLLDELDVKALKDDRMSLLPFKVAKWVNLYFRLGLYKGDKLESWLKNILANKGVTTFGDLPQGALRVIASDITKGQMVIIPDDLTKYGIDPDRYSVAKAIRMSCSIPFFFEPVKLHNKVIGREPSYMVDGGVLSNFPMWLFKDGRQGGWRRPVIGFQLSPRVDERPGNKVRNALDLYKAVFETMMSAHDVRYISQEHAKNIVFIPIKQIKATDFSLSEEEKLKMIELGKEKTNAFFSTWTI is encoded by the coding sequence ATGAAGGTGGATGCGGTATTTGCGGGTGGGGGAGTAAAAGCATTTGCATTTATTGGAGCAATAGAAGCAGCAGAGAAAAAAGGACTTCAATTTGAACGGATTGCAGGAACAAGTGCTGGTGCAATAATCGCAGGCCTCTTAATGGCCGGTTATAGCAGTATGGAGATAAATCGATTGTTAGATGAACTGGACGTAAAGGCTTTAAAAGATGATCGGATGTCGTTGCTTCCGTTTAAAGTTGCTAAGTGGGTAAACCTTTATTTTCGATTAGGTTTATATAAAGGAGATAAACTTGAATCTTGGTTAAAGAATATTCTTGCAAATAAAGGAGTAACGACGTTTGGAGATCTTCCTCAAGGTGCTTTACGGGTAATTGCTTCGGATATTACAAAAGGTCAAATGGTTATTATTCCAGATGATTTGACTAAGTATGGCATTGATCCTGATCGTTATAGTGTCGCAAAAGCAATACGTATGAGTTGTAGTATACCTTTTTTCTTTGAACCTGTTAAGTTACACAACAAAGTGATTGGAAGAGAACCATCATATATGGTAGATGGCGGTGTTTTAAGTAATTTTCCCATGTGGCTTTTTAAAGATGGTAGACAAGGTGGGTGGCGTAGGCCAGTTATTGGGTTTCAACTTTCACCACGTGTTGATGAACGTCCTGGAAATAAAGTAAGAAACGCTCTTGATCTATATAAAGCTGTTTTTGAAACGATGATGAGCGCCCATGATGTTCGCTATATTAGTCAAGAGCATGCTAAAAACATTGTCTTTATTCCAATTAAGCAAATAAAGGCAACTGATTTTTCATTATCAGAAGAAGAGAAGTTGAAGATGATTGAGCTTGGGAAGGAAAAAACGAATGCATTTTTCTCCACATGGACGATTTAA
- the mntR gene encoding transcriptional regulator MntR, whose product MPTPSMEDYLERIYMLIEEKGYARVSDIAEALEVHPSSVTKMVQKLDKSDYLVYERYRGLILTAKGNKIGKRLVYRHELLEDFMKIIGVDESHIYQDVEGIEHHISWDAIDRIGDLVQYFQENEHRISDLRDVQKRSEVEEK is encoded by the coding sequence ATGCCAACACCGAGCATGGAAGATTATTTAGAACGAATTTATATGTTGATTGAAGAAAAAGGGTATGCACGTGTATCAGATATTGCTGAGGCGTTGGAAGTTCACCCATCATCAGTCACAAAAATGGTGCAAAAGCTTGATAAAAGTGATTATCTTGTTTATGAACGTTACAGAGGTTTAATACTTACTGCAAAAGGCAACAAAATTGGTAAACGTCTTGTTTATCGCCATGAGTTATTAGAAGACTTCATGAAAATAATTGGTGTGGATGAATCCCATATTTATCAAGATGTAGAAGGAATTGAACATCATATTAGCTGGGACGCTATTGATCGTATTGGCGATCTCGTACAATATTTCCAGGAAAATGAACATCGTATTTCCGATTTACGTGATGTACAAAAACGAAGTGAGGTTGAGGAAAAGTAG
- the splB gene encoding spore photoproduct lyase produces the protein MKPFYPQLVYIEPKALEYPLGKQLYEKFKAEGVEIRETTSHNQVRNIPGKNDNQKYRNAKSTLVVGVRKTLKFETSKPSAEYAIPLATGCMGHCHYCYLQTTLGDKPYIRTYVNLEDIYESADAYLKERAPEPTRFEAACTSDIVGIDHLTHSLKKTIEFMGEREHARLRFVTKYHHVDHLLDAKHNGNTRFRFSVNAAHVIKYFEPGTSSFLERIEAAGKVAKADYPLGFIVAPIIWHEGWQEGYLELFERLEAILPTYAKKDLTFELIQHRFTKTAKRIIQKRYPKSKLEMEEEERKYKWGKYGRGKYVYQDSEANELRETMSNYIDKFFPQAKIEYFT, from the coding sequence GTGAAGCCATTTTATCCTCAACTAGTTTATATTGAACCAAAAGCACTTGAATATCCTTTAGGAAAACAATTGTATGAAAAATTCAAAGCTGAAGGTGTAGAAATAAGAGAGACAACTTCTCATAATCAAGTACGTAATATTCCAGGGAAAAATGATAACCAGAAATACAGAAATGCGAAGTCTACGTTAGTAGTTGGCGTACGAAAGACTCTAAAATTCGAGACGTCAAAACCATCTGCTGAATATGCGATTCCGTTAGCGACGGGATGTATGGGTCACTGTCATTATTGTTACTTGCAAACAACACTTGGTGATAAACCATATATTCGAACCTATGTTAATCTCGAAGATATTTATGAATCGGCGGATGCATATTTAAAAGAACGTGCACCAGAACCAACTCGATTTGAGGCGGCTTGTACGTCTGACATTGTAGGGATTGATCATTTAACTCACTCATTAAAAAAAACAATTGAATTTATGGGAGAACGGGAACATGCCCGATTGCGGTTTGTTACAAAGTATCACCATGTAGATCATTTGCTAGATGCCAAACATAACGGCAATACACGGTTTCGATTCAGTGTTAATGCTGCTCATGTAATTAAATACTTTGAACCAGGAACTTCTTCGTTTCTAGAAAGAATCGAAGCGGCTGGAAAAGTGGCAAAAGCGGATTATCCGCTAGGCTTTATTGTGGCACCAATCATTTGGCACGAAGGTTGGCAAGAAGGTTATTTAGAACTATTTGAACGTTTAGAAGCCATTCTGCCAACTTATGCAAAGAAAGATTTGACGTTTGAATTAATTCAGCATCGTTTTACTAAAACAGCAAAACGAATTATTCAAAAGCGTTACCCTAAATCTAAATTAGAGATGGAAGAAGAAGAAAGAAAGTATAAGTGGGGGAAATATGGAAGAGGGAAGTATGTGTATCAAGACTCTGAAGCAAATGAACTTCGCGAGACAATGAGTAACTATATTGACAAGTTTTTTCCGCAGGCAAAAATTGAATACTTCACATGA
- the dat gene encoding D-amino-acid transaminase, giving the protein MKHVLINDSIVPEAEAQVSYKDRGYHFGDGIYEVIRIYQGAFFALDPHINRLFDSAEKIDIALPFSKQELVDRLNVLKEKEVVIDGSLYVQITRGAAERNHLYSREEQPILFGFTLPDKSNEANETNGISAYVTEDIRWLRCDIKSINLLGNVMAKRKASDHDCGEAVLYRENAVTEGSSSNLFLVNNKTLYTHPANNLILNGITRQEIIAVAAELGIDIVEEPFPKEVLAHADEAFVTSTSIEITPIHTFKGDVEATLTLGPITKQLQQALKKRIKTQTSASV; this is encoded by the coding sequence ATGAAACATGTACTTATTAATGATTCCATCGTTCCCGAAGCAGAAGCTCAAGTATCTTACAAGGATCGCGGCTACCATTTTGGCGATGGCATTTATGAAGTAATTCGTATTTACCAAGGAGCTTTTTTTGCTCTAGATCCACATATTAATCGACTTTTCGATAGTGCAGAAAAAATAGACATTGCCCTACCATTCAGTAAACAAGAACTAGTGGATCGCCTGAATGTACTTAAAGAAAAAGAGGTAGTTATAGATGGCTCTCTCTACGTGCAAATTACACGTGGAGCTGCTGAAAGAAACCATCTATACTCTCGAGAAGAACAGCCCATTTTATTTGGTTTTACCTTACCAGACAAAAGTAACGAAGCAAATGAAACAAATGGCATTTCCGCTTACGTAACCGAAGATATCCGTTGGCTTCGCTGTGACATTAAAAGCATTAATTTACTTGGTAATGTTATGGCTAAACGAAAAGCTAGTGATCATGATTGTGGAGAAGCTGTTCTCTACCGTGAAAACGCTGTAACGGAAGGATCTTCATCAAACTTATTTCTCGTTAATAATAAGACACTCTACACTCACCCAGCAAACAATTTGATATTAAACGGTATTACTCGACAAGAAATTATTGCTGTCGCTGCTGAACTAGGTATCGATATTGTAGAAGAACCCTTTCCAAAAGAAGTGCTTGCACATGCAGATGAAGCGTTTGTTACAAGCACTTCGATCGAGATTACCCCAATTCACACGTTTAAAGGCGATGTTGAGGCAACACTCACTTTAGGACCTATCACCAAACAGTTACAGCAAGCATTAAAAAAACGCATCAAAACTCAAACAAGCGCCTCCGTTTAG